Proteins found in one Brachyspira murdochii DSM 12563 genomic segment:
- a CDS encoding CapA family protein codes for MIKTIIITILLIFSLLSCSDKKDSTEKEQKIPEPPKSIQLVFTGDIMTHPTIVNAFQSNDVLIDLKEYFQGDIVFANLEFVVNTNKPPMPYPEFNGSLDYLKYFFNYFNTFSIANNHAYDQGAQAEAETVAELHRNNKLTLGGSTNSPNIAPIITNINNIPLFISAYTMLDNGLSHKTNKNDYFYFMNFYPKQEDLIEKVKSDLALATNNEIKIISLHFGLEYTTAPEEATIKTARALIENGVDIIVGHHPHVPRPAEIYEGTNHSGIIIYSLGNFIANHKGRYPYLDIGTVVSLNINENREISFSYVPTYYAFFRQNGFEVVMKPIKEDPNISMPTLSSNYVYSAYDTNAIKKGYELIHNFYSPLTNEKVKTMFTFDVTNYNDAVSNESLAYYN; via the coding sequence ATGATAAAAACAATAATCATCACTATACTATTAATATTTTCTCTGTTATCATGCTCTGACAAAAAGGATAGCACAGAAAAAGAACAAAAAATACCAGAACCTCCTAAAAGCATTCAGCTGGTATTTACTGGCGATATAATGACGCACCCTACTATAGTGAATGCATTTCAAAGTAATGATGTTTTAATAGATTTAAAAGAGTATTTTCAAGGTGATATTGTTTTTGCAAATTTAGAGTTTGTTGTTAATACAAATAAACCTCCTATGCCTTATCCAGAGTTTAATGGCTCTTTAGATTATTTAAAATATTTCTTTAACTATTTTAATACATTTTCTATTGCTAATAATCATGCCTATGATCAAGGAGCTCAGGCTGAAGCCGAAACTGTAGCAGAACTTCATAGAAATAATAAATTAACTTTAGGAGGATCTACTAACTCTCCTAACATAGCACCTATTATAACAAATATTAATAATATACCTCTTTTTATATCTGCCTATACCATGCTTGATAATGGACTTAGCCATAAAACTAATAAAAACGATTATTTCTACTTTATGAACTTTTATCCTAAACAGGAAGATTTGATAGAAAAAGTAAAGTCCGATTTAGCCCTTGCTACAAACAATGAAATAAAAATAATATCTCTGCACTTTGGTTTAGAATATACAACAGCTCCAGAAGAAGCTACAATAAAAACTGCCAGAGCTTTGATAGAAAACGGCGTTGATATAATAGTAGGTCATCACCCGCATGTACCAAGACCTGCAGAAATATATGAAGGTACTAATCATAGCGGTATAATAATATATTCGCTTGGAAACTTTATTGCAAATCACAAGGGAAGATACCCTTATCTCGATATAGGTACAGTGGTTTCATTAAATATAAATGAAAACAGAGAAATTAGTTTTTCATATGTTCCAACTTATTATGCTTTCTTTAGACAAAACGGCTTCGAAGTAGTAATGAAGCCCATAAAAGAAGACCCTAATATTAGTATGCCTACTCTCTCAAGCAATTATGTTTATAGTGCTTATGATACTAATGCCATTAAAAAAGGATATGAACTTATACATAATTTCTACTCTCCTTTGACAAATGAAAAAGTAAAGACTATGTTCACATTCGATGTAACTAATTATAATGATGCAGTTTCTAATGAAAGTTTGGCTTATTATAATTAA
- a CDS encoding hemolysin family protein, whose product MEMLLVYLFEILTIIILIMLSALFSGSETAYTSIDDVTLMRLVREKKIKEEDKKYWEKSSSMIPTLLVGNNIVNITASSIITVFAIRLAEALPHISTNLMVTISTATITVLIIIFGEILPKVLMRVNAEKMMPYLLYFMKFCHFIFKPITFLMDKITTFIMNYFVPKKLRNTEKRSALSSMDDITTIIHLGHKEGIIKEYTHELLTGVIDFRNKTVEEIMTPRVDMVCIEAETDVDEIIRLTVETGLSRFPVYEETVDHIIGIFHTRALFKEYVKGSSKKSKLKKKAIDYIMLPYFVPETKTISSLFTDMQKKKLQMVITIDEYGGTAGLVTMEDIIEEIMGDIEDESDKKEADVIRFKGKRIIINGNASIEDVNKTLKLELEHEEYQTIAGYVLDMLDHIPETNERFILKGYRGRIMKVEDRRIVEIEFTPLKYTARNSDANDNNENNEIQDVHDIEKNDLEIVNE is encoded by the coding sequence ATGGAAATGCTATTAGTTTATTTATTTGAAATATTGACAATTATTATACTTATAATGCTTTCAGCGTTATTTTCAGGAAGTGAAACTGCATATACTTCTATTGATGATGTTACATTAATGCGTTTGGTAAGAGAGAAAAAAATTAAAGAAGAAGATAAAAAATACTGGGAAAAATCTAGTTCTATGATACCAACACTACTTGTAGGAAATAATATTGTAAATATTACAGCAAGCTCTATTATAACTGTATTTGCAATAAGGCTTGCTGAAGCATTGCCTCATATATCCACAAATCTTATGGTTACTATATCAACTGCTACAATAACTGTACTTATTATTATATTTGGTGAGATACTGCCTAAAGTTCTTATGAGAGTTAATGCTGAAAAGATGATGCCTTATCTTCTCTATTTTATGAAATTCTGCCATTTTATATTTAAGCCTATAACTTTTTTAATGGATAAAATAACTACTTTTATAATGAATTACTTCGTTCCAAAAAAATTAAGAAATACAGAGAAAAGAAGTGCATTATCAAGTATGGACGACATTACGACCATAATTCATTTAGGACATAAAGAAGGTATAATAAAAGAATACACTCATGAACTTTTAACTGGAGTAATAGACTTTAGGAATAAAACCGTAGAAGAAATTATGACTCCTCGTGTAGATATGGTATGTATAGAGGCTGAAACTGATGTTGATGAAATTATAAGACTTACTGTAGAAACAGGACTTTCAAGATTTCCAGTGTATGAAGAAACTGTTGATCATATAATAGGAATATTTCATACAAGAGCTTTATTTAAAGAATATGTAAAAGGCTCTTCTAAAAAAAGCAAATTAAAAAAGAAAGCTATTGACTATATAATGCTTCCATACTTTGTACCTGAAACTAAAACTATAAGCAGTTTATTTACTGATATGCAAAAGAAAAAACTTCAAATGGTTATTACAATCGATGAATATGGCGGAACTGCCGGACTTGTTACTATGGAAGACATCATCGAAGAAATTATGGGTGATATAGAAGATGAAAGCGATAAAAAAGAAGCGGATGTTATAAGATTTAAGGGAAAAAGAATTATTATAAATGGTAATGCCTCTATAGAAGATGTAAATAAAACTTTAAAATTAGAATTAGAACATGAAGAGTATCAAACCATAGCCGGATATGTACTTGATATGCTGGATCATATACCTGAAACTAATGAACGTTTTATATTAAAAGGATATAGAGGAAGAATAATGAAGGTTGAAGACAGAAGAATAGTAGAAATAGAGTTTACTCCTCTAAAATACACAGCAAGGAACAGTGATGCTAATGATAACAATGAAAATAATGAAATACAAGATGTACATGATATAGAAAAAAATGATTTAGAAATTGTAAATGAATAA
- a CDS encoding peptidoglycan recognition protein family protein — MLKNIIGIFIIICILSCNNTIKSSVKYTNDYNVQTNTQELIINNDYKITPNSLRLKLLSEYTKVHYGQPLIYLENPQIIVVHSAETPNLKVTANIFQRDVLHGRPDIEAGGEVNVGTHFMVDFDGTIYANTPTEYIARHTVGFNYTAISIENIGYADKLTKEQLEANVKLIKYLQNKYKSIKYVIAHYEYKDKTLPHYSLYKELNTKYINPNKIDPGTNFMQELRKRI, encoded by the coding sequence ATGCTAAAAAATATAATCGGTATATTTATCATAATATGTATATTATCATGCAATAATACTATAAAGAGCAGTGTAAAATATACTAATGATTATAATGTACAAACGAATACTCAAGAATTAATTATCAATAATGATTACAAAATAACACCTAATTCACTAAGGCTCAAATTATTATCCGAATATACGAAAGTACATTATGGACAGCCTTTAATATATTTGGAAAATCCACAGATAATTGTTGTTCATTCTGCAGAAACTCCTAATCTGAAAGTTACAGCAAATATTTTTCAAAGAGATGTGCTTCATGGAAGACCAGATATAGAGGCAGGAGGAGAAGTAAATGTCGGTACTCATTTTATGGTAGATTTTGATGGTACTATATATGCTAATACTCCTACCGAATATATAGCCAGACATACTGTAGGATTTAACTATACAGCAATTAGTATTGAAAATATAGGATATGCAGATAAACTCACAAAAGAGCAGTTAGAGGCAAATGTTAAATTAATAAAATATCTGCAAAACAAATACAAAAGTATTAAATATGTTATAGCTCATTATGAATATAAAGATAAAACTTTACCGCATTACTCTCTATACAAGGAACTTAATACAAAATATATTAATCCAAACAAAATAGATCCTGGTACAAACTTTATGCAGGAATTAAGAAAAAGAATATAA
- a CDS encoding chemotaxis protein CheX: MATTPIKFMDVRFINPFIVSLVSIFKEMAGLTMEKGTLVKGQGRKLFSGYGVAIGIVGDVNGQVLYEFPENFSQLLTENLTDKKRGEYDSEDDFEDMMRSVINEMGNTISGLAITKLAEEGISCDITPPILYFGKEIQIIPKNLQTIIIPFQSSLGFVSVNIAMDA; the protein is encoded by the coding sequence ATGGCTACAACTCCTATTAAATTTATGGATGTAAGATTTATTAATCCATTCATAGTATCATTAGTATCAATATTCAAAGAAATGGCAGGTCTTACTATGGAAAAAGGAACACTTGTTAAAGGTCAGGGACGTAAACTTTTCTCTGGATACGGTGTTGCTATAGGAATTGTGGGTGATGTTAATGGACAGGTTTTATATGAATTCCCAGAAAACTTTTCACAGCTTCTCACTGAGAATCTCACTGATAAAAAACGCGGAGAGTATGACTCTGAAGATGATTTTGAGGATATGATGAGAAGTGTCATTAATGAGATGGGAAACACTATAAGCGGGCTTGCTATAACTAAATTGGCAGAAGAAGGTATAAGCTGCGATATAACTCCTCCTATACTTTATTTTGGTAAAGAAATACAAATAATACCTAAAAACTTACAAACTATCATTATACCATTCCAATCTTCATTAGGATTTGTAAGTGTTAATATTGCTATGGACGCATGA
- the dnaE gene encoding DNA polymerase III subunit alpha, with protein sequence MSFVHLHVHTQYSILDGASRIKSLYSKKDKKKRLIPGLIDRAVELEMPAIAITDHGNMFGVMEFFSEAKDKGIIPVIGCELYVAPKTRFDKKIENSEEKSAMHLILLAKDKEGYDNLCKLVTFGYTEGFYYRPRVDHELIEKYNKGLICLSACMGGEIPIAIRKKDYKQASKLAEYYKSIFGNDFYIELQDHNIPEEKSLNSALYKLANHHSIEMVVTNDVHYVLKEDAKAHEILLAIQTKATLDSPRRYKFPSNEFHLKSKEEMMKSFAKLPKAFENTVKIAEQCRDLNIMTKTYYMPNYELPNGETETTALRNMCMEGLNKHYNNNIPKEAMERLEMELGVISKMGFEGYFLVVQDFINYARNHDVAVGPGRGSAAGSIVAFATGITKVNPLDYNLLFERFLNPERKSMPDIDVDFQDDKREVIIDYVKEKYGKDNVAQIATFGALGGRSVIRDVCRVMGIDLATADRLAKGIPNDVSRVVDIYDHPDCAEFRKEVESSRELKNMYEISTRLDGLVRNVGLHAAGVIISSHPIMDLAPVYQDSKTGTRACQYEMTYVESAGLIKMDFLGIKNLRLIKDAVKDIKERYGTEIDIDKIPLDDEAVYDIFRKADTGGVFQFESPGMRQMLINIQPTGFDDLVSSVALYRPGPLNSGMDKDYADRKNKRKEIVYKHPDLEPILKESQGVLIYQEQIMAISRVIGGFTAAEADDLRKAMGKKIVEKMNSMEEKFINGGLERGYDKELLTYLFDTMKGFAEYGFNKSHSVCYALIAYQEAYIKAHYPMEYYVALLNTVIADTDKISLYLNEVKQKNIDIVTASVFESNALFSQKNGKIVYALHAVKGVGLHAALAIEEEREKNGQFKNLEDFVKRVDVHLVNRKVYETLIKCGAFSEFGHTESALLASLDAILAHASNYQKETLSGQTMLFDSMSEDDSGSASLVIEKQVEYASNILMENEKEVLGFSLRYHPFARYISKIDYKYFNNTLDIDNLKDKDEFSLPCVVMSVTESTTKKNTPMLTLKVIDLFTEYVFYITAKNQIDKYKDMISEQAGILIKGRREKNRFSDKIYNNISDIKLLDSYLNDKNLKLKEVKRDNIKRDSVSEVISDSRNDNKAVQINKNDSPFKNTSNKENDIKRSDNVVSNAAFTSRPNNSIAVKHTNSGKKQLALYVNKNIFDDMDLLCLQNAISSNPGDYTIFLKLKSESGTEVFKIGENYKVDPNQRFLNEAKSALRSLIEIEYA encoded by the coding sequence ATGTCATTTGTTCACTTGCATGTACATACACAATATTCAATACTTGACGGAGCTTCACGCATAAAATCTCTTTATTCTAAAAAAGATAAGAAGAAGAGACTTATACCGGGATTAATAGACAGAGCCGTAGAGCTTGAAATGCCCGCTATAGCAATTACAGATCATGGTAATATGTTCGGTGTTATGGAGTTTTTCTCTGAGGCTAAAGATAAAGGCATTATACCCGTAATAGGCTGTGAGCTTTATGTAGCCCCTAAAACTAGATTTGATAAAAAGATAGAAAACTCAGAAGAAAAAAGTGCTATGCATCTTATTCTTCTTGCCAAAGATAAAGAAGGATATGATAATTTATGTAAGCTTGTAACTTTCGGATATACTGAAGGTTTTTATTATCGTCCTAGAGTAGATCATGAACTTATAGAAAAATATAATAAGGGATTAATTTGTTTATCTGCTTGTATGGGCGGAGAAATACCTATTGCTATAAGAAAAAAAGATTATAAACAGGCATCAAAACTAGCTGAATATTATAAATCTATTTTCGGAAATGATTTTTATATAGAACTTCAGGATCATAATATCCCTGAAGAAAAATCATTAAACAGTGCATTATATAAATTGGCCAATCATCATAGTATAGAAATGGTTGTAACTAATGATGTTCATTATGTATTAAAAGAAGATGCCAAAGCTCATGAGATACTTCTTGCCATACAGACAAAAGCTACTTTAGATTCTCCAAGAAGATATAAGTTTCCAAGTAATGAGTTTCATTTAAAAAGCAAAGAAGAGATGATGAAGTCATTTGCAAAACTCCCTAAGGCATTTGAAAATACTGTGAAAATAGCAGAGCAATGCAGAGACTTGAATATAATGACTAAAACTTATTATATGCCTAATTATGAACTTCCAAACGGAGAAACAGAAACTACAGCACTTAGAAATATGTGTATGGAAGGGCTTAATAAACATTATAACAATAATATTCCCAAAGAGGCTATGGAAAGGCTTGAAATGGAATTGGGTGTTATAAGTAAAATGGGTTTTGAAGGATATTTTCTTGTAGTTCAGGATTTCATCAACTATGCAAGAAATCATGATGTTGCTGTGGGACCTGGCAGGGGAAGTGCAGCCGGATCAATAGTGGCATTTGCTACTGGAATTACTAAGGTTAATCCTCTTGATTATAATTTGCTTTTTGAAAGATTTTTAAATCCGGAAAGAAAAAGCATGCCGGATATAGACGTTGACTTCCAAGATGATAAAAGAGAAGTAATAATAGATTATGTAAAAGAAAAATACGGTAAAGATAATGTTGCTCAGATTGCTACATTCGGTGCTTTGGGAGGACGTTCTGTTATAAGAGATGTTTGCCGTGTTATGGGTATAGACTTAGCTACTGCCGACAGACTTGCTAAGGGTATACCTAATGATGTAAGCAGAGTAGTTGATATATATGATCACCCAGATTGTGCCGAGTTTAGAAAGGAAGTAGAAAGCAGCAGAGAATTAAAAAATATGTATGAGATATCTACAAGACTTGACGGTTTGGTTAGGAATGTAGGCTTACATGCAGCTGGAGTTATTATATCTTCGCACCCTATAATGGATTTAGCTCCGGTTTATCAGGATTCTAAAACAGGCACTAGGGCTTGTCAGTATGAGATGACTTATGTTGAAAGTGCTGGGCTTATAAAGATGGACTTTTTAGGTATCAAAAACTTAAGACTTATAAAAGATGCTGTAAAAGATATAAAAGAAAGATATGGTACTGAAATAGATATTGATAAAATTCCTTTAGATGATGAAGCTGTTTATGATATATTTAGAAAAGCTGATACTGGAGGAGTATTTCAGTTTGAAAGTCCCGGTATGCGTCAGATGCTTATTAATATACAGCCCACAGGTTTTGATGATTTGGTTTCAAGCGTTGCATTATACCGCCCTGGTCCTTTAAACTCTGGTATGGATAAAGATTATGCCGATAGAAAAAATAAAAGAAAAGAAATAGTATATAAGCACCCAGATTTAGAGCCTATACTTAAAGAAAGTCAGGGAGTATTAATATATCAAGAGCAGATTATGGCAATAAGCCGGGTTATAGGAGGGTTTACTGCTGCTGAAGCTGATGATTTGAGAAAGGCTATGGGTAAAAAAATCGTAGAGAAAATGAACTCTATGGAAGAGAAATTCATTAACGGCGGTCTTGAAAGAGGTTATGATAAAGAGTTATTAACTTATTTATTTGATACAATGAAAGGTTTTGCTGAATATGGTTTCAATAAATCGCACTCTGTCTGCTATGCCTTAATTGCCTATCAGGAAGCATATATTAAAGCACATTATCCTATGGAATATTATGTGGCACTTCTTAATACTGTTATAGCAGATACTGATAAAATATCTTTATATCTTAATGAAGTTAAACAAAAAAATATAGATATAGTTACAGCAAGCGTTTTTGAAAGCAATGCATTATTCTCTCAGAAAAACGGAAAGATAGTTTATGCCTTGCATGCTGTTAAAGGTGTAGGTCTTCATGCTGCTTTGGCGATTGAAGAAGAGAGAGAGAAAAACGGACAGTTCAAAAACTTAGAAGATTTTGTTAAACGTGTTGATGTTCATTTGGTTAATAGAAAAGTTTATGAAACATTAATTAAATGCGGTGCTTTCTCAGAGTTCGGACATACTGAAAGTGCTTTGCTTGCATCTCTTGATGCGATACTTGCTCATGCTTCTAATTATCAAAAAGAAACTTTATCTGGTCAGACTATGCTTTTTGACTCTATGTCTGAAGATGACAGCGGAAGTGCTTCTTTGGTTATAGAAAAACAAGTGGAATATGCTTCTAATATTTTAATGGAAAATGAAAAGGAAGTTTTAGGCTTTTCTTTAAGATATCATCCTTTTGCTAGATATATTAGTAAAATTGATTATAAATATTTTAATAATACTTTGGATATTGATAATTTAAAAGATAAAGATGAGTTTTCTCTTCCTTGCGTAGTTATGTCTGTAACAGAATCAACTACAAAGAAAAATACTCCTATGCTAACATTAAAAGTAATAGATTTATTTACTGAGTATGTATTTTATATTACAGCAAAAAATCAGATAGATAAATATAAAGATATGATCTCTGAACAGGCTGGAATATTAATAAAAGGACGCAGAGAAAAAAATAGATTCTCTGATAAAATATACAATAATATTTCAGACATAAAATTATTGGATAGTTATTTAAATGATAAAAATCTCAAACTTAAAGAAGTTAAAAGGGATAATATAAAAAGAGACAGTGTATCTGAAGTAATTTCTGATAGTAGAAATGATAACAAAGCAGTTCAGATAAATAAAAATGATTCACCATTTAAAAATACTTCTAATAAAGAGAATGATATTAAACGCTCTGATAATGTTGTTTCTAATGCAGCATTTACAAGCAGACCTAATAACAGTATAGCAGTTAAGCATACTAACAGCGGTAAAAAGCAATTGGCTCTTTATGTTAATAAAAATATATTTGATGATATGGATTTGTTATGTCTTCAAAATGCTATATCTTCAAATCCGGGGGATTATACTATATTCTTAAAGTTAAAATCTGAAAGCGGTACTGAAGTATTCAAGATAGGCGAAAATTACAAAGTCGATCCTAATCAGAGATTTTTAAATGAAGCTAAAAGTGCATTAAGATCATTAATAGAAATTGAATATGCTTAA
- the trpS gene encoding tryptophan--tRNA ligase — translation MKVMLSGIQPTGSLHIGNYLGALKNWVNILDEYYGFFCIVDYHAITIEYDVAQMQKRIMDAAVQYLACGLDPKKCSIFVQSDVRAHTELAWIFNSIIPVAELERMTQYKDKSRKNAENINAALLTYPSLMAADILLYHPDIVPVGEDQEQHVELTRMIVRKFNNRYGEYFKEPDTYHGKVLRILGLDGQNKMSKSLNNHIALSLTEEETEKLIMQKAMTDTNRKLKTDAGNPDICNVYSYHKIFSTEEEQKEVCEGCKNASIGCVQCKKMLAKNINKELAPIRENINKYSNDKDYVYDVLKEGAKKASEVAEKTLYDVRKLMGLVDDKRK, via the coding sequence ATGAAAGTTATGTTAAGCGGAATACAGCCTACTGGTTCACTTCATATAGGTAATTATCTTGGTGCTTTGAAGAATTGGGTTAATATACTTGATGAGTATTACGGATTTTTTTGTATAGTTGATTATCATGCTATTACTATAGAATATGATGTTGCTCAAATGCAAAAAAGAATAATGGATGCTGCAGTACAATATTTGGCATGCGGACTTGACCCTAAAAAATGTTCTATATTTGTACAATCTGATGTAAGAGCTCATACCGAACTTGCTTGGATATTTAACTCTATTATACCAGTTGCAGAACTAGAAAGAATGACGCAGTATAAAGATAAATCCAGAAAAAATGCAGAAAATATTAATGCGGCACTTCTTACCTACCCTTCTTTGATGGCTGCTGATATTTTGCTTTATCACCCTGATATTGTACCTGTGGGAGAAGACCAAGAACAGCATGTTGAACTTACTAGAATGATAGTAAGAAAGTTTAATAACAGATATGGAGAATATTTTAAAGAACCAGATACTTACCATGGAAAGGTTTTAAGAATATTAGGTTTGGACGGTCAGAATAAAATGAGCAAATCTTTGAATAATCATATAGCATTGTCTTTAACTGAGGAAGAAACTGAAAAATTAATAATGCAGAAAGCTATGACTGATACAAATAGAAAACTCAAAACTGATGCTGGTAATCCTGATATATGTAATGTTTACAGCTATCATAAAATATTTTCAACTGAAGAAGAGCAAAAAGAAGTATGCGAAGGCTGTAAGAATGCTTCTATAGGCTGCGTACAATGTAAAAAAATGCTTGCTAAAAATATCAATAAAGAATTAGCACCTATCAGAGAAAATATTAATAAATACTCTAATGATAAAGACTATGTTTATGATGTATTAAAAGAAGGAGCTAAAAAAGCTTCAGAGGTGGCAGAAAAAACTTTATATGATGTAAGAAAATTAATGGGCTTAGTAGACGACAAAAGAAAATAA
- a CDS encoding PSP1 domain-containing protein has translation MIKNIAHIKFRGSNIGKFEHLHIENIKVKDTCVIETDEGIEIGHVLNFEDIDVDSLENDNNENTVNNETHDDESSHDDNISTDEELSDELKDIVAAEENHNVKPKNNKNKIFNILRIADEKDLEQHKINTEDAAEAFKICREKVNNHNLDLKLISSYYFLDRAKLLFEFIAEERIDFRELVKDLAAHFKTRIELRQIGVRDEARSIGGCGICGRELCCKVIRGKFETITIKMAKEQGMLLNTMKISGQCGRLMCCLGHEYQAYCSLKKDLPKVGTKLVFNSVPAVIKDLNPLNKKLLIETEDKRLLYINVSDLKTNEEGFLIANIKAE, from the coding sequence ATGATAAAAAATATAGCCCATATAAAATTTAGGGGGTCTAATATAGGAAAATTTGAACATTTACATATAGAAAATATTAAAGTAAAAGATACCTGTGTTATAGAAACAGATGAAGGTATAGAAATAGGTCATGTATTAAACTTTGAAGATATTGATGTTGATTCACTAGAAAATGATAATAATGAAAACACAGTAAATAATGAAACACATGATGATGAATCTTCACATGATGATAACATATCTACCGATGAGGAATTATCAGATGAGCTCAAGGATATTGTAGCTGCAGAAGAAAACCATAACGTAAAACCTAAAAATAATAAAAATAAAATATTTAATATACTCAGAATAGCTGATGAAAAAGATTTAGAGCAGCATAAAATAAATACAGAAGATGCCGCAGAGGCATTTAAAATATGCAGGGAAAAAGTTAATAACCATAATTTGGATTTAAAATTAATAAGCTCTTATTATTTTTTAGACAGAGCAAAGCTCTTATTTGAGTTTATTGCTGAGGAGCGAATAGATTTTAGAGAATTAGTAAAAGATTTAGCAGCACATTTTAAGACAAGAATAGAATTAAGACAAATAGGTGTAAGAGATGAGGCCAGATCTATAGGCGGATGCGGAATATGCGGAAGAGAATTATGCTGCAAAGTAATAAGAGGAAAATTTGAAACTATAACAATAAAAATGGCTAAAGAACAGGGAATGCTTTTAAATACAATGAAAATATCCGGTCAGTGCGGAAGATTAATGTGCTGTTTGGGACATGAATATCAGGCTTATTGTTCATTAAAAAAAGATCTGCCTAAAGTTGGAACTAAATTAGTATTTAACAGCGTACCTGCTGTAATAAAAGATCTTAATCCTTTAAATAAAAAATTACTGATAGAAACAGAGGATAAGAGACTTTTATATATTAATGTAAGCGATTTAAAAACTAATGAAGAAGGTTTTTTAATTGCAAATATTAAGGCTGAATAA